In the Salvia miltiorrhiza cultivar Shanhuang (shh) chromosome 8, IMPLAD_Smil_shh, whole genome shotgun sequence genome, TCTAAGATTATGCCCGCCATTGACGAACTCAGGGAGAAGGACGACTGGCTTGCCCTACCCGAATGGTCGCCAATCAAGATACTCGACGAAGAGGCTGTCGCTGCAAAACGTGCTCGAGAGCAACAAATCTACAGAGATGTCCATAATATGAACAAAGAAAAATCTTGATATATCTGTGTCATAATTATGCGTGACATGTAATAAATCTTTGTCTTGTTATTTGCTTCTTGATGAAGACTGTTCCTTTAATTGGCTCGACATAAGCTTCAATTAGGTTTGAgtgaaaatgaaatttttatgaGTGAACTTTTTGCTTAGAAGATCCATACTGAGTTAGATCGAAGATCAATTTGCTCGAAAGATTAAATCCTGTAACACATTTTGTAATTTTCAAGCAAATTTTGAAACATTGTAGTAATATATTCAGTCTCTTTTtggagaaaatataattgagtCTTTTATTTGTAATAATTTCGATCTCATCAAGTTTCCTAAATTTGCCCATTAAAAGAAGTcattttataatcaaaataacattaaaaaaaaaactttgaaggGTGCTGAAATTGCTGCGAATCAAGGAGTGAGATCAATATtgagatattttaaaaaattgtcgACATTATAAAATTAGTCAAAAGTGGTGATTTATTAGGCAATCAAACCTAATAAGATTCAATTTTCATATAATTCGAAATTTCGACATCATACATTTTTGGCGTTAAACATGCTCGTTAGTTTCTTTGCTCTCCTGGccaatgaaattttaaatttgctACAAGAAAATTTACAGACAATGACATGTTCGAAACTAACTAGGAAtgaataaattttcataaaattaatctTCCATACACAAAATGCAGCCTAAGGCAAGACAAAATGTAGAATCCAGAATGCCAGATTCACCTCATTAGTCTTTGCCACATCCTAGGTAGCCCTCTCAGGAGAGCAACGAGACAAGCGAGACGAACTCCTGTGCCACGCGCCCCTTTGATCTAGTGTTGATCACGAAGTGCTCCGGATACTTCCGCAACAACATGAGCATTCCATGCCACGGTTTTCCCTTGGCTTCTGGGGTGGAAACGTCCTCAGACGTAAGGTACTTCCTCACGCGGCTATGATGCCAGATATTGCCAAATTGCTCCACCAACTGCGCGAACAAATGATTAGAGAATGGTAGATTTCAGACAAAGATGATGCATGATTCTTGATACTGTCAATGGGGAAACTAGAGAATAGAAGGTTTGCATATTGTGAAGTGAATTGGTCAACTTTACTACTAACAAAGTTAAGAGGAAAATAGTCACTATAATAAGAACTCAAGAACTTGAGTCACTTGACTCACTTCAAATGGAGATGATTTTGGAAATGGTAAACTACAACAAATGCCCATCCAACAGACAGGCGGTCAAACCCTTAGCAAAACGGGACATAAACGTTGCATTTACTTTTCATGGTTGATCAGatatatgattgagtatttttatccttattaCTAGGATTTCTCTAATCCTACCCTAtcaatgggatatgaatcaagcaaaaatagctcaaatgatagaagTTATCGAGGAGGACCTTAGGATATCCTCAAGTTCTAATCCATCTTAGTAAACAATAGTTAGTCTATACTATTTTAATCAATCTAGATCAATCCCCCAAGGTAAATGCGCCATAATAATGCAAGATTAACGGGAAACCATCAAAATCTTGGCCAAAGGTATCACATATCATATGGAAACAGATTCTCAGTTGCGATTTCAGCACCACGAGTAACAGCATTACCCTAACCAGACAATATCAAtctatacaaaaaaaaaaaaaaaaatacctctGTGTGAAGCTTCTCCATCGGCATCCAATCCCCAGGACCACATAAATCAGACAAGACCGTCGCCACTGATGACACGACATCCTTCTCCTCCAACTGAAGGAGCTGCTGGTTGTCTGCTTCCCTGTCGATACGTGGTCTTCCATCACTCTTTTTATCTGCAAGAAAATGTGTCAAAGCTCTACGGACTAAGATAGTAAAGAGACGTTGCATCTCTGCCTCAGCAGATAAACGAATCATATCAATGCACTCAAACAATCTCAAATGCATCATTTGCAACTCCTAATCCGCACTTCAAACAAGATTTTTAACCTTGATTACAAGAATTTGTCAGTGTGAACTCCCCTAACTCAAAGATCTAATCCGATACTTAACTATGATCAGTGTTAATTTGAACATTTAAATCTCTGATTATCATGAACAGATCTATTAACTGTTTCAGCCATTCTAGCACTACTTAGCATTCTCAAGAAGCATGAATAATAAACTTCAgatattgaataattttaagcAGTGAATCATTTAACTAAGCAAAACAACTTACCCAATTGCCCTGATCCCCCGGCTTTCCCGCCGGAGCCATAACTGTATCCGCCGCCACCAGAGCCATCAATGCCGCCGTCAATCCGCCTCATCCGCTTCCCTCCAGATGAGCCCTCCTCCCCTCCGCCGCCACCATCCTCCTCGTTATATTCGTCCTCGTAATACTCCCCTCTTCCTCTCCCCTTCTTCCCAAACCCTACACCACCACCTACGGGAGGCGGCGGCAGCCCCAAATGATgctgcgccgccgccgccgccgccggccccCCAATCGGAAAATTCGGCGTGTGGTGACGGGGCCCGATCGGCCCCCCGAGAATGCTCCTAACTGGCAGCAGGAAGTAGAATTCCTTATCACCGATTTGCAGAAGGTCTTGGGAGTCGAGCTTCACCGGCGGGTTGCCGGGGAGGTGGAGGACGCCTTCGACGAAGCAGCCGTTCTTGCCGAGCACCTCGAGGGCGAAGCGGCGGCGCTGGAAGTCGTAGAAGATGCGGGCGTGGTGGCGGCTGATGTTCATCCCGCCGCCGAGCGACGAGAGGTCGACGTCCACGGACGATTTCTTGGAGTTGCGGCCGAGGATAATCGAGTAGGTCTGCATGTAGTACTCGAAATCCTCGCCTTGCAGCTTCGCGAAGCCGGCCTCCACGTCGCTACTGCTCATCGCTGCGGAATTAGGGCTCAGATCGTCGGACTCGGGGAAATTGATTTGGGGGTAATCGTTGTTAGGGGGCGTTTGGCTTGGTGGAGAATTGTGGAAAATTATGAACTTATcagttttcttctttctttctttcttttttcttcttttttcataaAGGGAAATATGCCATTTTAAGTGGGACaatccaaataaaaaaaaaacaagacacGAAAATAATACTTTgttataaattgaaaaaaatagttacattattttaatatttaagaaattaatcaattacaATATCATATAATCAACTCATAAAATTTTTAATCCAACAACTAGGTTGTGAGTAGGATATCGTAAACTTCGTGTAATTATGAACTGTCCTATTAGCCGTTCTAAATATACGAGAAACGTTGACAATAAGTTTCGTTCGACCTTGCTAGTCATTTTAAACATATACATATGAGATGTATATCCTTCATGCTTGTGCTAATTCCATATAATTTATGGGATATAAATGTCCAACTTTTCATAATGAGACGTCTTAGTATAAatgtctaatttttttttgatgatatattttctctctatatctaatattttaataattttcctAAACTTACTTTATCTGCTttctacatattttttaatttttatgtccAAAAGctatgaaatatttatatagagatgaaggggagggagtattagttacTATTAGGGAATCTATAATCATCTAAAAGCATCCACAATGGAGAGTCAAGGTGGGCTCTTAAATGTGGTCTCCACCAGTTAACTTAAGAGCCCACTCTCCACAATGGGAGAGCACACCCCTTGGctctctaattaatatttttttcccatttaattttattcttgttttttattaaaatttacatTAAATCTAACAgctcaaatttcattaaatttaaaattaaccctacattaattgaaaattaaaattgcaatataattaaataaagtcctaaattacttaaaattaaaaaaacatacaaaagaaacctataATCTATGGGAGATTGTTGCGTTGCTTGATTTCTTCCACCTTGGCCAAGTGAAACACCAACtcgtcgggattcatttgagaggtgtccctACTCATCAAGATGCCTATCGGCGATGTCGCGTTGAGTTTGGGAGAATTGGCCCATGACCTAGAACATCTCcgccatgtacccgagagcttGAGCATTGGTGTCGAATGTCTCGGCCTTCTTCTTGCCTTTTCCTTTGTCTCACTTCGCCAccttttggccttggggccttGTGGAGATACTTTGGTCGCTAAAAGTCATTGTACCGTGACCGTCCGAGCCCTTCGAGCGTTTATCGGAATGGACATCCTCGTCAATGCTCGCAAATACCTTCCATGCATATGGATACTTAAACGCCGAACGATACTCGGCAATCCATATTTTTTCTGCTTGCTCGATGATTTGCTCATCACTCATGCCGGATGCCCAATTCTCCAAGCATTTTTTGTATATGCCCTCCCACAACTTCACTTCCTTTGTCACGCGTTGAAAGTGCAACTTGAGTTGCTTGATGTCGCGTGGAATGGTATCTTGGGGTCGTTGAGcattatatttcttcataatGGCGTCTCAATACTGAGCTTCTTTCTGGTCTGTACCCACCACGAAGTCGTTTGTGTGCTCGAGATATAAACGACACACGAGTATCGTTTCCGTCGGAGTGTAGTGACCTCGTTGTTTGGGAGGCATAGATGTTATCTCTTCCACCTCGAGGTCGGACGCCGCCTTAAATTGGGCATTCAAATTGATTCCTTCAATGCCTTGCGTTTGAAAGGTATTTGATTCTTGAGTGAATGGCGAGAATCCTTGGGCAGATGCATTTGATTCGCCGGGAGATGGGTCCAATATTTTCTTCAATCTCCATCCATGGTTATGTGAGAAAATTAAGAGAAGAATATGAAGAAAAGTAAGAGTAGAAGATGAAGAAAGAAGATGTTTGAAAGAATGAAAGTGGAGTCAATTTATGGaagaaataaaggaaaaaaaataaaaaaataagaaaatggcCAACGGCCGAAAAAaccaacaacaaaaaaaacGGCTACAAAGCAACGacccttttcaatttttttgttttttttttaaatttaaaaatgacaGAAAAATGGAGGTGGATTATACGCGCCATCTCATTCTCCAAATTAAGCCCGGATCTGAGAGGAGAGGCAGGCTCTCGAGCCGGGGGAGGGTGCGGAGTTGGGGGGCTCGATGCGATTTCCGAGCAATGCCCTAAGAGCACCTTTAATGGAGCTAGATTGATCAACTCGAGCCACGTGCCAACGACTTCCATGTGCTGTGAAGCTCGGTGGTTCGAGAAGTGGCTTGCAAAAACGAGCCAGGCGCAGAACATTTTATTTAAGTAGCGGGCTTGTatcgtcaaaaaaaaaaaaaaagttaataacTGTGAATCATGAGTTTATCATACAGTGAATATTTACAACGACTTACCATTCCGCATTAATTTGAGATGAAAACCTTCTGCAAAGGGGTAGCCCACCAATTCTTTTGGGCCATCACACTAAATGCCTTATTCATTGTGAAATAGACTCTACCGCTTTATACCTCGAATAAATCTTACTTTTTGATATTATCAACTTAGGTTGttaaaatcaagtaaaactaaacaaaacaaTAGTATTGAAATAcaacaataaattttaaaaatacatgcatata is a window encoding:
- the LOC130999542 gene encoding FHA domain-containing protein FHA2-like, which encodes MSSSDVEAGFAKLQGEDFEYYMQTYSIILGRNSKKSSVDVDLSSLGGGMNISRHHARIFYDFQRRRFALEVLGKNGCFVEGVLHLPGNPPVKLDSQDLLQIGDKEFYFLLPVRSILGGPIGPRHHTPNFPIGGPAAAAAAQHHLGLPPPPVGGGVGFGKKGRGRGEYYEDEYNEEDGGGGGEEGSSGGKRMRRIDGGIDGSGGGGYSYGSGGKAGGSGQLDKKSDGRPRIDREADNQQLLQLEEKDVVSSVATVLSDLCGPGDWMPMEKLHTELVEQFGNIWHHSRVRKYLTSEDVSTPEAKGKPWHGMLMLLRKYPEHFVINTRSKGRVAQEFVSLVSLLS